A genomic region of Hypomesus transpacificus isolate Combined female chromosome 19, fHypTra1, whole genome shotgun sequence contains the following coding sequences:
- the zgc:136472 gene encoding protein disulfide-isomerase — protein sequence MKLLLLFLLAGKTICVCVSVSSDTHSDTLSDTHSERGGGSVGEDGVLQLNRGNFKQALKHHKQLLVHFFAPLSGEGQRVAAEFRAAALQLQRSEVKLGVVDVSKEKELARELNATAPPSLRLYQSGDRDKVTPFPGLQTAASIVTWLKRRAGPSADLITDLSQSDRLTDLEGLVVLGLFKDLQQGAVQVFYAAAIDLPDLFFYVSSSQSFYRKYNIINQEAVLLLKQSELQQVYDMSSQTSKEELILFITVHQMDLVTEYTGQTAAQILSSPVLSHALLFVNKSSDDFSHLQAAFSAAAAPFRGKLLFVLVDVDEPRNGRMLEYFRVRDVEAPLLRLVNLTDHVTYQLPSDTLDTPTITHFCQSYLEGKAKPRLQSEPAPADWDQRLVKELVGSNLERVAFNPDKTVFILFYLPYSQRSRSLFLLWEELGTAFLSRDDVVIARIDTSSNDINLSLQEPSPALILFPALHAERVVIYRGKRTLEELRGFLEREMEKASRDRIEEEQERKEYIEAQKAAEIKEEL from the exons atgaagctgctgctgctgttcttGCTGGCGGGGAAgacgatctgtgtgtgtgtgtctgtctcctccgACACACACTCCGACACACTCTCCGACACACActcggagaggggggggggctccgtTGGGGAGGACGGGGTTCTACAGTTGAACAGAGGAAACTTCAAACAAGCTCTGAAACACCACAAACAGCTGCTGGTGCACTTTT tcGCTCCTCTGTCAGGGGAAGGCCAGCGGGTGGCAGCAGAGTTCCGAGCCGCAGCACTGCAGCTGCAGAGGTCGGAGGTCAAGCTAGGTGTGGTCGACGTCTCCAAGGAGAAGGAGCTGGCTCGTGAGCTCAACGCCACAGCCCCACCCTCACTCAGGCTCTACCAAtcaggagacagagacaaagtcaCACCCttcccag GACTGCAGACTGCTGCCTCCATTGTGACCTGGCTAAAGAGGAGGGCGGGGCCTTCAGCTGACCTCATCACTGATCTTAGCCAATCAGATCGTCTAACAGACTTGGAGGGGCTTGTGGTCCTGGGACTGTTCAAG gatctccagcagggggcagtgcaGGTGTTCTACGCTGCAGCAATAGACTTGCCAGACCTCTTCTTCTACGTCAGCAGCTCTCAGAGCTTCTACAGGAAGTACAACATCATCAACCAGGAAGCGGTGCTGCTGTTGAAACAG tctgagTTGCAGCAGGTGTATGACATGAGCAGTCAGACATCTAAAGAGGAGTTGATTCTCTTCATCACTGTTCACCAGATGGACCTGGTCACTGAGTACActggacag acTGCAGCTCAGATCTTGTCCTCTCCGGTTCTAAGCCACGCCCTCCTGTTTGTCAACAAGAGCTCCGACGACTTCTCCCATCTCCAGGCGGCCTTCAGTGCCGCTGCTGCCCCCTTCAGGGGGAAG ctgctgTTCGTGCTGGTGGATGTGGACGAGCCCAGGAACGGCAGGATGTTGGAGTACTTCCGTGTTCGAGACGTGGAGGCTCCCCTGCTGCGATTGGTCAACCTGACAGACCATGTGACCTACCAGCTCCCCTCTGACACGCTGGACACGCCCACCATCACACACTTCTGCCAGTCATACCTGGAGGGCAAGGccaag cCCCGCCTGCAGAGCGAGCCAGCTCCAGCTGACTGGGACCAGCGTCTGGTGAAGGAGCTGGTGGGCTCTAACCTGGAGAGAGTCGCCTTCAACCCAGACAAGACTGTCTTCATCCTGTTCT ATCTGCCCTACAGCCAGAGGAGTCGCTCTCTTTTCCTGTTGTGGGAGGAGCTTGGTACGGCCTTCCTGTCCAGAGACGATGTGGTCATCGCCCGCATCGACACGTCATCCAATGACATTAATCTGTCTCTGCAGGAGCCAAGCCCCGCCCTGATCCTCTTCCCCGCCCTTCACGCAGAGAGG GTGGTGATCTACAGAGGAAAGAGGActctggaggagctgaggggctttctggagagagagatggagaaggccaGCAGAGACAGAATCGAG gaagaacaggagaggaaggagtaCATTGAAGCACAGAAGGCAGCAGAGATCAAGGAAGAACTTTAG